One genomic segment of Alosa sapidissima isolate fAloSap1 chromosome 13, fAloSap1.pri, whole genome shotgun sequence includes these proteins:
- the cd8b gene encoding uncharacterized protein cd8b — MSLTTAWVTLTLSTVVLAAVKELYIRPNDSVPLACECSDKTIQKIFWYRTRQSDDVYEYISFHNAADHSNITINKKLLGRLVSQKSGQTYTLTVKGLQVEDAGWYSCFFLSKTQTELNSYWLRVGEVAPTPSQPPKPKTTTKKSKSCCSSKRPPEGIQGCGKWVLWPLSGCLVVLAVFLVAVLCYFNRLPKKCRHQFVKGQQLR, encoded by the exons tattgGCTGCAGTGAAGGAGTTGTACATACGCCCAAATGACTCTGTGCCCCTGGCCTGTGAATGTTCGGACAAGACAATTCAAAAAATCTTCTGGTACCGGACCCGCCAGAGTGACGATGTCTACGAATACATATCATTTCACAATGCTGCTGACCATTCTAATATTACCATAAATAAAAAGCTCCTTGGCCGACTAGTTAGTCAGAAGTCGGGCCAGACCTACACCCTCACAGTCAAAGGCCTGCAAGTGGAGGATGCTGGTTGGTACTCCTGTTTCTTCCTGTCCAAGACACAAACAGAGTTAAACAGTTATTGGCTGCGAGTGGGGG AGGTGGCCCCCACACCATCACAGCCTCCCAAGCCCAAGACGACCACCAAGAAATCAAAAAGTTGCTGTTCCAGCAAGCGTCCTCCAGAAGGAATTCAAG GCTGTGGGAAATGGGTTCTCTGGCCACTCTCTGGATGTCTCGTTGTTCTGGCCGTATTTCTGGTTGCTGTCTTGTGTTATTTCAACC GACTACCCAAGAAATGCAGACACCAGTTTGTGAA GGGACAGCAGCTGAGATAA
- the cd8a gene encoding T-cell surface glycoprotein CD8 alpha chain: MRRVKMQLKGTEIFFLVFIFHACSPKKTEVKEREPHTVKCTLPKDASRTFIWLRVTKNNGVEFIVSYKNQKRVGTVVLPESMESPDGYSLKIKSFNKQTDSGSYNCAIYNANELTFGKPTVLEGEPDPTQAPKKVTTTPCTTAATVPSTPCVCLNQRGVKSDPEKSCELMIWVPLAGGCGLLLVLLIGVSLYCNKIRTRRCPHHYKRQPRTAEGVLHPGHGRFV; encoded by the exons ATGAGACGTGTCAAAATGCAGCTGAAAGGGACTGAAATATTCTTCCTTGTGTTCATTTTTCATG CTTGTAGCCCAAAGAAGACAgaagttaaagagagagagccacATACAGTAAAATGTACACTGCCGAAAGATGCAAGTCGTACATTCATCTGGCTTCGAGTTACAAAAAATAATGGGGTAGAATTCATAGTATCTTACAAAAATCAGAAACGTGTGGGGACTGTTGTTTTGCCTGAATCCATGGAATCACCGGATGGCTACAGTTTAAAAATCAAGTCCTTCAACAAGCAAACGGACAGTGGCAGCTACAACTGTGCTATATACAATGCCAATGAATTGACCTTTGGGAAACCTACAGTTCTTGAAGGAGAGCCAG ACCCCACACAAGCACCAAAGAAGGTTACGACGACTCCTTGTACTACTGCTGCAACTGTTCCTTCTAcgccatgtgtgtgtctaaatcaGAGAG GAGTGAAGAGCGACCCTGAGAAGAGTTGCGAGTTGATGATCTGGGTGCCACTGGCTGGAGGCTGCGGCCTGCTCTTGGTCCTCCTCATCGGTGTGTCCCTCTACTGCAACA AGATCCGCACTAGACGATGCCCCCATCATTATAAGAGACA ACCCAGGACTGCAGAAGGAGTGCTACATCCTGGACACGGTCGTTTTGTTTAA